A single region of the Verrucomicrobiia bacterium genome encodes:
- a CDS encoding Tm-1-like ATP-binding domain-containing protein, which translates to MSTIAVLGTLDTKGAEHAYVADLIRTRGHEVLILDVGTLAPPTLTPHIPRETIAAAAQADPAQLAARRDRGEAVTAMSRGAPIVVAQLAAEGRIHGILSLGGGGGTAIATAAMRALPIGFPKVMVSTLVSGNVAPYVGAKDIVLIPAVVDVAGLNRISRLLLARAAGAICGMVESNPPPVATDKPVIVATQFGNTTPCIDRARQRLEQAGYEVVVCAATGSGGRTFESLIESGMVAAALDLTTTEWADELVGGVLNAGPTRLEAAGRAGIPAVVSTGCLDMVNFGPPETVPDRFRGRLFYPHNPQVTLMRTTPDENTALGRILAEKLNAYRGPVTVVLPLRGGSLIGAPGGPFHDPEADRALYGTLKTHLDPRIAVRELDCAINDPLFADTCADLLLAALPQSP; encoded by the coding sequence ATGAGCACCATCGCCGTCCTCGGCACCCTCGACACCAAGGGCGCCGAACACGCCTACGTCGCCGACCTCATCCGCACCCGAGGCCATGAGGTGCTGATCCTCGACGTCGGCACCCTCGCCCCACCCACCCTCACCCCCCACATCCCCCGCGAAACGATCGCCGCCGCCGCCCAGGCCGACCCCGCCCAGCTCGCCGCCCGCCGCGATCGTGGCGAAGCCGTCACCGCCATGTCCCGTGGCGCGCCCATCGTGGTCGCCCAACTCGCCGCCGAAGGCCGCATCCACGGCATCCTCTCCCTCGGCGGCGGCGGGGGCACCGCCATCGCCACCGCCGCCATGCGCGCCCTGCCCATTGGCTTTCCCAAGGTGATGGTCTCCACCCTCGTCAGCGGCAACGTCGCCCCCTACGTCGGCGCCAAGGACATCGTCCTCATCCCCGCCGTCGTCGATGTCGCCGGCCTCAACCGCATCTCCCGCCTCCTCCTCGCCCGCGCCGCCGGCGCCATCTGCGGCATGGTCGAATCCAACCCACCCCCTGTCGCCACCGACAAACCCGTCATCGTCGCCACCCAGTTCGGCAACACCACCCCCTGCATCGACCGCGCCCGGCAACGCCTCGAACAGGCAGGCTACGAAGTCGTCGTCTGCGCCGCCACCGGCTCCGGCGGGCGCACCTTCGAATCCCTCATCGAATCCGGCATGGTCGCTGCCGCCCTCGACCTCACCACCACCGAGTGGGCCGACGAACTCGTCGGCGGCGTCCTCAATGCCGGCCCCACCCGACTCGAAGCCGCCGGCCGTGCCGGCATTCCCGCCGTCGTCTCCACCGGCTGCCTCGACATGGTCAACTTCGGCCCCCCGGAAACCGTCCCCGACCGGTTCCGCGGACGCCTCTTCTACCCGCACAATCCCCAGGTCACCCTGATGCGCACCACCCCGGACGAGAACACCGCCCTGGGCCGCATCCTTGCCGAAAAACTCAACGCCTACCGCGGCCCGGTCACCGTCGTCCTGCCCCTCCGCGGCGGCAGTCTCATCGGCGCCCCCGGCGGACCCTTCCACGATCCCGAAGCCGACCGCGCCCTCTACGGCACCCTCAAAACCCATCTCGATCCCCGCATCGCCGTCCGCGAACTCGACTGCGCCATCAACGATCCCCTCTTTGCCGACACCTGCGCCGATCTCCTCCTCGCCGCCCTTCCCCAGTCTCCCTGA
- a CDS encoding PmoA family protein — MHPAISHSDRQFSWTRRDFLRASTAAVAPLLLGTAPALAQRHPPPGAEELTHYQLGPQIWLRWNNAPLTSYRAQPRQKYPYFYPLVGPVSGLSLTSETALPWPHHRSMYFSCDRLNGGNYWQEDLDRGQIVSAGPRVVESTKTSAVIEDRCDWAVPGQEVQMTDRRRFSLSVTSPSHRLIDAEIEWTAVKDVTVLRTNHALYSIRAAIDISPWGGGHLVSSEGGVGEPETFGKPARWCAFYGRRTQAKGEPVEGIALMDHPSNPWAPCPWFTRDYGMISPMPFNWIEQPWRLPAGQSVHLKYRTVLFAGTPDEAGIDGLYRSWTGA, encoded by the coding sequence GACCGGCAATTCTCCTGGACCCGTCGCGACTTCCTCCGCGCCTCCACGGCGGCCGTCGCCCCTCTCCTCCTAGGAACCGCCCCCGCCCTCGCCCAGCGCCACCCGCCCCCGGGCGCCGAGGAGCTGACCCATTACCAGCTCGGGCCCCAGATCTGGCTCCGCTGGAACAACGCTCCCCTCACCAGTTACCGCGCCCAGCCCCGCCAGAAATACCCCTACTTCTATCCCCTCGTCGGCCCCGTCTCCGGCCTCTCCCTGACGTCCGAAACCGCCCTCCCCTGGCCCCATCACCGCTCCATGTACTTCTCCTGCGACCGCCTCAACGGTGGCAATTACTGGCAGGAGGATCTCGATCGCGGCCAGATCGTCTCCGCCGGCCCCCGCGTCGTCGAAAGCACAAAGACCTCCGCCGTCATCGAGGATCGCTGCGACTGGGCCGTGCCCGGCCAGGAAGTCCAGATGACCGACCGCCGCCGCTTCTCCCTCTCGGTGACCAGTCCGTCCCATCGCCTCATCGACGCCGAAATCGAGTGGACCGCGGTCAAGGATGTCACCGTCCTCCGCACCAACCACGCCCTCTACTCCATCCGCGCCGCCATCGACATCTCTCCCTGGGGCGGCGGCCATCTCGTCTCCAGCGAGGGCGGCGTGGGCGAACCCGAGACCTTCGGCAAACCCGCCCGCTGGTGCGCCTTCTACGGCCGGCGCACCCAGGCCAAGGGCGAACCGGTCGAGGGCATCGCCCTCATGGATCACCCCTCCAACCCCTGGGCCCCCTGCCCCTGGTTCACCCGCGACTACGGCATGATCTCCCCCATGCCCTTCAACTGGATCGAGCAACCCTGGCGCCTGCCCGCCGGCCAGTCCGTCCACCTCAAATACCGCACCGTCCTCTTCGCCGGCACTCCCGACGAGGCCGGCATCGACGGCCTCTACCGCTCCTGGACCGGCGCATGA